GACCACACCCGCCGTCCCTGCCGTCCAGCGCGAACCCGCTGTCCGGGCAGACCGTCGCTGCCAATCAGGCGCGTGGTCGGACCGGCCGACGTCGCGACACTCGCCGTGCACATCATGACCAACACGGCGCTCACCGGCGCGACGTACGACATCGACGGCGGCCAGCAACTCGTCCCAGGAGTGTGACCTCGTGAACGACCGAAAGGAGAGACGACGGCGATGTGCCGAGGGACGAGTGCTTTCCGTCAATGTCGGGATGGCGCGCGATTTCGAGCTCAACGGCCGCCCGGTCAAGAGCGCCATCTGGAAGTCTCCTGTCGTCGGTCGAGTCGCCGCCCGAGGCGTGAACCTCGAGGGCGACGATCAGGCGGACCGGAAGGCGCACGGAGGTCCCGACAAGGCTATCTACGCATACGCGGTCGAAGACGTCCGGTGGTGGGAGAGTGAGCTGAGACGATCGCTCCCGGTCGGGCAGTTCGGCGAGAACCTGACCACGGAGGGGATCGACGTGAATGGAGCGCTCGTCGGCGAGCGCTGGGAGGTCGGGACCACCTTGCTCGAGGTCTCCGAGCCCCGCGTGCCGTGCTGGCGGCTCGGCGTCCGGATGGACGACATGAGCTTTGTGCGACGCTTCACGGAGGCGTTGCGTCCCGGAGCGTATCTCCGAATCCGTTCCGAGGGCTCGGTGGCCGCCGGCGACGCGATACGAGTGGTCGAACGGCCTGATCGGAGCCTGAGCGTCCGCG
This genomic window from Deltaproteobacteria bacterium contains:
- a CDS encoding MOSC domain-containing protein, with the translated sequence MARDFELNGRPVKSAIWKSPVVGRVAARGVNLEGDDQADRKAHGGPDKAIYAYAVEDVRWWESELRRSLPVGQFGENLTTEGIDVNGALVGERWEVGTTLLEVSEPRVPCWRLGVRMDDMSFVRRFTEALRPGAYLRIRSEGSVAAGDAIRVVERPDRSLSVRDVLRIYSHDRQEAGRLLAVPGMSESWKAWAQAQLRRARSAPTPAPEPGCC